The Rana temporaria chromosome 13, aRanTem1.1, whole genome shotgun sequence genome has a window encoding:
- the LOC120920283 gene encoding alpha-1-antitrypsin-like — MRVLLNLGFSVALLCLVVFADHEGKKQDHNHDHEKKGDHHDHDHHHDNEHHSHADKILSVDKIKVGNKKFAFDLFSKVVADHPEENVVFSPVSISISLGFLSLGAEGRTNDQIVEGMGFNVSETPKKDIDDGFRNLQEMLNDDKRELHLDSGNGLFVSQAWKIKDDFLGKAKNLGSEAFTVNFEENEGAKKQINDYVEKNTHGKIVDVLSNVDKQAALIYVNFIYFRGKWEKPFDEKYTKEGDFHVNKDLTVKVPFMSQTGFYKVAELDEATVISVPYKGNASALFILPKEGKMKEVESHQEDILWKYKSQCHRDLVDLSIPKFTVAGDVDLKQVLPKMGIVDLFSNSADLSGITGAPDLKISQAVHKAKINVDEKGTEAAGATVMEAVPMRLPVQIRLNHPFSFLIYDHETRSTLFMGKIVNPKN; from the exons atGAGGGTCCTATTGAACCTCGGTTTCAGTGTGGCTCTGCTGTGTTTGGTGGTCTTTGCCGACCACGAGGGGAAGAAACAGGATCACAATCATGACCATGAGAAGAAAGGAGATCACCATGACCACGACCACCACCATGACAACGAGCACCATAGCCACGCCGATAAAATTTTGTCCGTCGACAAAATAAAAGTTGGcaataaaaaatttgcatttgacCTCTTTAGCAAGGTAGTCGCTGACCATCCAGAAGAGAATGTTGTCTTTTCCCCAGTAAGTATATCTATATCATTGGGCTTCCTGTCCCTCGGTGCAGAGGGCAGGACCAATGACCAGATCGTAGAAGGCATGGGCTTTAACGTGTCTGAGACTCCCAAAAAAGATATCGATGATGGCTTCCGCAATCTTCAGGAAATGTTAAATGATGATAAGAGAGAGCTGCATCTCGATAGCGGAAATGGCCTTTTTGTGAGCCAAGCATGGAAAATCAAAGATGACTTTCTCGGCAAAGCTAAAAACCTCGGGTCCGAAGCCTTCACTGTAAACTTTGAGGAAAACGAAGGAGCCAAGAAACAAATCAACGACTACGTTGAGAAAAACACACACGGCAAGATCGTTGATGTTCTGAGCAATGTAGACAAGCAAGCAGCTTTAATTTATGTTAACTTCATTTATTTCAGAG GGAAGTGGGAAAAACCTTTTGATGAGAAATATACCAAAGAAGGAGATTTTCATGTGAATAAGGATCTTACGGTGAAGGTGCCTTTCATGTCCCAGACTGGTTTTTACAAGGTAGCAGAATTGGACGAAGCCACCGTTATATCTGTGCCTTACAAAGGGAACGCTTCCGCCTTATTCATCCTACCCAAAGAAGGCAAAATGAAGGAAGTAGAATCACATCAAGAAGACATATTGTGGAAATATAAAAGTCAATGTCACAGAGA CCTTGTGGATCTCAGCATCCCCAAGTTTACAGTCGCTGGCGATGTTGACCTAAAACAAGTCCTACCTAAAATGGGAATAGTTGATTTGTTTTCCAACAGCGCAGATCTTTCTGGAATCACTGGGGCTCCTGACCTGAAAATTTCACAG GCGGTTCACAAAGCGAAGATCAACGTAGATGAGAAGGGGACGGAGGCTGCTGGGGCCACGGTCATGGAGGCCGTTCCGATGAGACTTCCTGTGCAGATTAGACTGAATCATCCGTTCTCATTTCTTATTTATGACCACGAAACCAGAAGTACTCTCTTCATGGGGAAAATCGTAAACCCAAAGAACTAA